The genomic region AGGCCTTCTGAACTTGGATCCCTTGGCAGCTTTGGCTGTGAAAAGGGGCAGGGGGCCAGTAgagcccagagaggagaggggttCTGCTCCAGGTCACAACAGGAATTGGGTCTTGAGCCTCCTCGGCATGGCCTTGCCTCTGTCTGGGACACTGTGGTCACTGGAGGGCTGTGGCCCATCCCTCCTTCTTGTGGCCAGGAAGGGGGaccacccccactgcctctctgggTCTGGCTCTGTCCCAGACCTGGGCACTGCAAGGCTGGAAGTGACCAGGGCAGAGTGTGGGTGGTGGTGCCAAAAAGAGCACTGTCCTGTCCTCTTGGCCCTGCCACTctgcgcccccccgccccgctccgggCTGTGTCTGGAGCTATGAGGCACTGGCACAGTGAGGGTTACAGCTGGGGCCCCTCCCAGTCTCCTGAGCCACCATCCCTTAGCAACAGGCCTGCCAGGCAGGACGCGCTGCCAACGCTGGGTAGAACAGGCAGGAGCCAGAGGAGTGGCTGTCTGGACTGCAGGACAGTTGCCGGCCAGGTGAGCAGGCAGGTGGACAAGGCAGGCTCGTGGCACCGGACCAGAGCCTGGTCAGCCGAGTGGGAGTCCTTCCTCGAACTCTCCCCCGGCCAGTTGCCCAGCGCCCGACCCGCCATGGATGCTGTGGACGCCACCGTGGAGAAGCTCCGGGCACAGTGCCTGTCCCGAGGGGCCTTGGGCATCCAGGGCCTGGCCAGGTGAGCTGTCCCCTTAAACCTTCTTAACCCCTAGACCCAGGGACCACTTTTTAACTGCGCCCCATACCCCTCAGGTTTTTCCGCCGCCTGGACCGGGACAGGAGCCGGACCCTGGACTCGGGGGAACTCCAGCGGGGCCTGGCTGAGCTAGGGCTGGTGCTGGACGCGGCCGAAGCAGAGGGCGTGTGCAGGCGCTGGGACCGTGATGGCAGCGGGACGCTCGACCTGGAGGAGTTCCTGAGGGCACTGCGGGTGAGGCCCTTCGCCCTGCTgccggaggggcggggggtgcttCGGCGGGCTCGCCGATGTCTGTGCTGACCTTGGGTGCCCGGGAGCCCCAGACTGGGGTGCACCAGACCCCCCCATCACTCCCTGCTCCTTTCCAGCCCCCCATGTCCCCAGCTCGGGAGGCGGTCATTGCAGCTGCCTTTGCCAAGCTGGACCGCAGCGGGGATGGTGTGGTGACCGTGGACGACCTCCGGGGAGTGTACAGTGGCCGCGCCCACCCCAAGGTGCGAAGTGGGGAGTGGACCGAGGAGGAGGCGCTCCGCCGCTTCCTGGACAACTTCGACTCCTCCGAGAAGGACGGGCAGGTGGGTGCCCACATACAGCCCCCACCCTCCGCCCAGGTCTCTGGTCCCTGCTTACAGCCTGTCTGTCCCCAGGTCACGATGGCTGAATTCCAGGACTACTACAGCGGCATAAGCACCTCCATGGACACAGATGAGGAGTTTGTGGCCATGATGACCAGTGCCTGGCAGCTGTGAGCTGGGTACACTTGctcagcaccccccccccgccccccccggcCCCCTGGGGTCTTAGAACCCCAGGGAGCAAGGCCGTCTCTGTCCAGGCTATGCAGACCTTGGGCCTCACAGAGCAAGCCGcagctgcctgccccccacccccaccctgagccagccagcccccGGGCAGGGAAGCAAAGCTCAGCGTGGAGCCGGCCAGTCTTGGAAAGCAGCCAAGTTTAGTCACCTGCCCAGAgttggggtgtggggtgtggagcAGGGGCTTGGGGCCTGCAGACAGGCCAGGCGGCTCTGAGAGGTGGACGCTGTTCCTGGCCGGGCTGTCCGGCTTCCTGAGGCCCCTGGGGCATGCAGGAGGCCAGGGTTTTAGTTAAAAGTTTTAATGTAGTTCCCAAATACATTTCATATGACAATCTTACATAAATGTTCCAAAACACATGGGCATTATCTGGTTTTACTTGTCACTAGTTGGCTAAGGCTTAAAGCAGAGAAGTGTGACTGGGTCTGTTGGGAGGGCCTTTGGTGTCTTCCCGGGGCCCAGGCTGCACACAACCAAGCCGAGGTGTGGGCGGCGCAGCTGTGGAGACAAAGCCTTCCACTCCCCCCGACAGTGGGGCTGGGCACTGTCCTCGGAACATCCTCGGAGCCCTGTGCACGGGGCCCTTCTTCACAGGCCGCCCCAGGTGGGTGAGGGCCGGCTGGCTCTTGGCCACGCTCCTGTGTGTGCCGCGAGTATGGGAGATGGCCGGTCGCCTGGaaccagccccccgccccccccaaagGCCCTGCTAagttccctcctctgcccctggtCCTGGATGGTTTCAGGGGCAGTGACCTCGTCCAGGGCTGGGCAAGGAATAGCCAGCAGCAAGAAGGTCTGTGCCTGGGTGCCAGATGGTGGGTGACTGACATGACGGGGAAAGGCAGGGGGTGGGTACGGACCCTCCCAGGTCCAGTGACCCTGTTTTTAGATAAGCTCTCTGCAGTCTGAGGCCCAACCCCTCAATACCCCATGACCAGCCCTGGAGCAAGCCTGGGTGGGGAACAAGTTGGGGCCTGACCCCACCTCAGCACAGAGGCCAGGAGCCTAGGCGGGAGGAGGATGCGGCCCAGGATGGAGCTGCGCCCGCTCAATGCACAGGAGAGTCTTAACCTCAGAAACCAAACACAAAGCCTTGGGggaaaaagatctaaaaataCAAGCCCCGGATCAGAGTGTGGGAAACTGGATACGGTAGTTAACAGAGCGTCCAGCAGGCCCAGTGTTTATACTCGTGTGGACAGACCCGGTGGCCTGGGCGGGCGACGGCGGCAGAGAGGCCGGGGACACGAGGAGGGAGGCGGGAAGAAACAAGGCGTCCCAGTCCCAGTGAGAAGCCGTGACAAGTCTTAATGTGCCATTTCAATtcaaaggagggggagggaagaaatgtTCTTTTTCGTTTTGCTCATCAATATGATGAGGTCTCGTGTCCCAAACCACATTCAGGCAGTTCCCGAGTCTGCTTCTGAACGGGACATGCGGATCCGAACTGTGGCCAACCCAGCGGGGAGTGTGGTTCCCGAGCCCCGCGCCTCCACACTGCCGGCGGGGTGGGGCAGGCGGGTGGGCAGACAGACGGACAAAGCAGCAGGCTCGCGGGCAGCCGGCTCCCGGCGCTATGTGCTTCCggccgtctgcccctccccttcctcgcCGGCACCTGTTGGGAAGCAGCGGCCTCAACGTCAGGTCCCTGCCCTGGCTGGAGCCCCATCCCCTGGGGTCAGGCTCCCCAATCCCCGCCAGGGCTGGGACCGCTGGCTCACCGCCTCCAGTGGCCCCCGATGGAGCCAGGACGTCCTCGTCACTGTCGTCCTCGTTGGACGGGGCTGCCCCGGGTTCGGGGGCAGGCATCTTGGCTTCCTGCTCTTGCTCCACGCGGCTGCGCAGGGCCAGGATGCGGTGGTGCAGGGCTGCATACAGCTGGCCCGTGTCCTTGGAACTGGCCTGGGACAGGCGGAGGGAAGTGGCGGGCTTATAAGATTTCTTGGTCAGGGTGGCTGCTGCCCCCCAGTGATGGGATCCCATAGTCCCCGGCTGAGTCTGGGGAGGAGTCTAACCCTCTCTCCTCAACAAGCTCAGGGACAGTGGACCGAACGAagccccaggtgccccggggcCAGTCCTTCCCAGGGACACAGAGCTTGCAGCTGGGAGGGCACGTGTGATGCAGGCCCACTCCTGTCTCTCTTCCACGGACCCCTGTGGAAACTGGCCGGCCTAGAGGCCTCCCCCTTCACAAGCTGGCCCACACCACCGGTGCAGAGCACCCCCCGAGGGGCAGTGCTTACTGCAGTCCTGCGGGGGCCAGGCCGGGTACTTCCTCTCCCCAGCAGGTCGGTAGTATCCTGTCCCGTCCCCAGGGCTACTCACGGAGATCAGGAAAACCTTCACGCCCTGGTCCTCAGTGTCCATGGCTGTGATGCGAATGCTCTTTTCACTGGCCTTGTCAATCTGCATCTGGGCCCAGAGCTTGGTGTTGAGGATCAGCCGCAAGCTGCCCTGGGTCCGCATCACTGCAACGGACAAGGCCGCTCAGCCCTGGGCCCCGACCACCACCCCATAGCCAGCTAGGAGAACAGACACATTCCGGAAAGGAAAACACCACGAGGGCGAAACCCTGCAGTTGTCTCAAGGTCCACATAAGCTGCCCACCAGTCTGCTGAGCCCCACACGCTGGGGGCCAGCCCTGTACTAGCCAGCTCCCTCACGGCCACGTCTGCCACGGGGAGGGTTCTGCTGGTCCACCCAGCAGGTGCCAGGATGGCAGCTTCCTTGGGGAAGGGGATGATTAGGTGGGAGGCAGGGCCAGAGAGGGACATCTGGGGGCTGTGACACTGTCATGTGACACGCTGCCTAGAAGGCAGATGCCCCCTGACTGCCCCACTCACAGGCCGAGCCCCAGCCCCTactcaatttttaaagttttttaatttttaaattaaattaaattaaattaatttttttatttttaaactttttaatttttacgcaattttaaaagaaaaaacgtTGAGGCCAATGGCTGCTTAGAGCTTCCAACAAGAGCGAGATAGAGACGGACTGAGAGTGGAGAAAAAGAGGGTACAGACCTTCTTGAgaccttcttccttctctggaagTACGTGTCACATCTACCCAAGGCTGCCGTCAGCCTGCCTGGTTTATCAGAGCCCATCCTCCCCACAAGTGCCCTGACCCCGTGGACACGGCGGCGATACCTTGGCTTCCTGCCAGCCAACTTCTCTCCACCCCAACCCGGGGCCCCAGATGCAGCGGCGTGGGACAGCTCAGGGAGGCTGTGGGTGGGGTCCCGGGCTCCCACTGACCACCCTGTGTCCACTACCTGAGGCTCCTGCGCCCCGTGGGCCCACCGCTGAGGCACCCGTGGAGCCCCTGGGACGGGCTGGGGGAAGGTGTGTGGCAAGGACGCAGGCTGTATGGGGCTGTTTGATTCCTTATATTTCCCTTTCCATCATAAAACTGCCagcattttaattattagaaaacatGTTCAAGAGTGCTAAgtagggggggcgcctgggtggctcagtgggttaagcctctgtcttcggctcaggtcatgatcccagggtcctgggattgagccccgcatcgggctctctgctcagcagggagcctgcttccccctctctctctgcctgcctctccacctacttgtgatctctatcaaataaataaataaaaatcttttaaaaaaaagagtgctaAGTAGGTAGTTTCATTTACCGTCACACTCATAAAGAGGACAGTCACGGAAGAGCTGGCAGCGAGGGCCTCAGGATGGGGCCCAGGCCAGCAGGCCGTGGGTTCTGGGGCTCTCTGGTGGGGACCCGCGTGGGGATCCTGCCCTCCTGGGCCTTGGGAAGAGGTCTGTGCCATCCCGGGCCTCTGCACAGACACTGCGCTGCAGCTCACCTAGTCGGGACTGGAGGGTCCCGTCGTCGGCCGATGCCATGTCATTGAGCCTAAGCAGCCCCCGGCCTCTCTCCACCCATGACTGCGAGGTCTTGTCAAAGACGAACAGCTTACACTGGATCTGGAACACAAGGCAGCCCTCCAGGTGAGTGGGGCCCTGGCTGGGGGGACACCAGCGTGGACCCACTCCGGGGAGCCTCCGACCCGGCCTGCGTGAACTGCTGGGCAGGGGCCAGCCAACCCTGGCCCAGGAGGCACGTTGGCCCTTGGCCAGTTTTGCATCCTTTCCTCCAGCCAAAATGAATTTTACACTGTCCGAGGAGCACGAAAGCATCACTAAGGAACCGAAGATAAAAAGCAGATACTAATGAGATAGCAGTTCGTACTCACTAGGACGGCATCGAGAGCTGGCACCGGGGACGGGGTGGAGCACCAAGCAGCTCACACGCCACTGGCGGGAATGACACATGGCGTGGCTGCTGCGGAAACATGTCCCTCACCATGATTCATGTGGAGTCACCGTGCTGCCCAGAAACCCCCCTCCTAGAGCTCTACCAAGGGAAGTGACGCGTGTCTGCGCACACGAGCCTGTACAGTGTCCACGGCAGCACGGTTCATACCCGCTAAAAAGCCGGAAATGTCAATGTCCCTCTATGCAAGTCCCTCGGTGATGCCCTGGGGACAGTCCCCGAGCCCACGACGCTCAGGGAGGGGACCAGACACAGAAGCCCACGTGGGGCGTGAGTCCACAGGGTGACATTTCCAGAACAGGCTTCTCCACGGATGGGAAGGGGGcttgtgggggctggggagggcattTGAGAGGTGACTGCTAATggggggtttcttttgggggacGAAAATGTTCTACTGTGATAGTCGTGGCAGCTCCCTAACTGCGTGAACACACTAACCACCACCGGACGGTGCACTGCAAAGTCAATTCCACAGCACGCATCTTCCGGCTCAGTGAACCGTTCGGCAGCCAAAGAACACACGACATGGACCCCGAAGTGTGTGGGTCTTCACCGAGCCGCGTCTGCTCGCGGAGATTGCACAACAGCGCCGAGTGGGCAGGAGCAGTACTTCTGGAAATGCTGCATCAGAAACTCTCCGATGCTCTACACACGCAGCTCACGGatacacacgcacgcgcacaacCGCACGAAGGAGATAAACAAGGCGCACTGAACCGGGAGGCAGAGGAAAGGCGGGACGAGTCTGGGGTGCAGCCGGGATCCCAGTTCCCTCATAAAATAACATGGGGTGCCAGCGTGACCAAACCACCACAGCTGTTCATTCTGAACTACTCCCTGAACTACTGAGAATGCCTCAAAACAGATCCTTCCGCTCCACACCAAAGTGAGACCAGAAGTCCCTTAGGGCTACGCTCTCAGAAGCCCCGCCACAAGGCCCCGCCCGGAGCACGGGGCACCGGCCCTTCCGTCGCTGCACAGGGAGGCCCACATGCCTGG from Mustela erminea isolate mMusErm1 chromosome 1, mMusErm1.Pri, whole genome shotgun sequence harbors:
- the CAPS gene encoding calcyphosin; this encodes MRHWHSEGYSWGPSQSPEPPSLSNRPARQDALPTLGRTGRSQRSGCLDCRTVAGQVSRQVDKAGSWHRTRAWSAEWESFLELSPGQLPSARPAMDAVDATVEKLRAQCLSRGALGIQGLARFFRRLDRDRSRTLDSGELQRGLAELGLVLDAAEAEGVCRRWDRDGSGTLDLEEFLRALRPPMSPAREAVIAAAFAKLDRSGDGVVTVDDLRGVYSGRAHPKVRSGEWTEEEALRRFLDNFDSSEKDGQVTMAEFQDYYSGISTSMDTDEEFVAMMTSAWQL